Proteins encoded in a region of the Streptomyces akebiae genome:
- a CDS encoding GntR family transcriptional regulator: MEIDRFDPTPIYKQVARVIRGRIESGELRPKDPIPSESKMVSDYGIARDTARQAVALLRSEGWVITLPQRGTFVAQQPPASAPGSGESTD; encoded by the coding sequence ATGGAAATTGATCGCTTCGATCCGACACCCATCTACAAACAGGTGGCGCGAGTTATCCGCGGCAGGATCGAGTCCGGCGAACTCCGACCGAAGGACCCGATCCCGTCTGAGTCGAAGATGGTCTCCGACTACGGCATCGCCAGGGACACCGCGCGGCAGGCCGTTGCGCTACTGCGCTCCGAAGGGTGGGTGATCACCCTTCCCCAGCGAGGCACGTTCGTTGCCCAGCAGCCGCCCGCCAGTGCGCCTGGGAGCGGTGAGTCCACCGACTGA
- a CDS encoding PspA/IM30 family protein — protein sequence MFAGARSCFTSWLESKDLATQLSSGVHRLTDTYTLTVTDSYDTDGHQTALRLRLRESKEDKQEGTWQTTLTSAVDRESTAAYVGVDLEHYPSPGRRQSTPVPPRLVREILDHFTVPDGTIRLSTAPHLIGPDSVGQLTSALTDPTRQLPLVLVAEPSHDDPAWEGLLTRVVRNLVGIASVFRLEREAVPAFRDAAGDRHDVFPGQIRTYLPGVVLGSAEDSRRHRLLTYRRLSDPTFRNADIRISRYPRQHAATTPQPALLAEPAFPGIEEVLKGLRAARSQTAESLGNETVDSLRAQLNTANETIDKALEELSEAASARDLAERGRRALDEQLRDATDRYEDEIADHDATQAQLSALRHQVAFLQQRLVEAGRAEDAYTPPVEESTPMSFAELNERVHERMNHLVLTYDTSKAEDLDDDMKSSTWASKVWDALLALDSYGSSSASDQGFDGTFRDFCEASPQGMRTYPVTRVAMVESDSVRNDKKFRQQRMLPVPAEVDTSGMVFMEAHIKIDNKGRIAPRVHFYDDTAGATGKVIIGYVGPHLSNTRTN from the coding sequence ATGTTCGCCGGGGCCCGCTCGTGCTTCACCTCCTGGCTGGAGAGCAAGGACCTGGCGACGCAACTCTCTTCGGGCGTCCATCGGCTCACGGACACCTACACCCTCACCGTGACCGACTCCTACGACACCGACGGCCACCAGACCGCGCTGCGGCTTCGTCTACGGGAGAGCAAGGAGGACAAGCAGGAGGGGACTTGGCAGACGACACTCACGTCCGCAGTCGACCGTGAGTCGACAGCGGCGTACGTCGGTGTCGACCTGGAGCACTACCCCAGCCCGGGCAGACGGCAGTCCACACCGGTCCCTCCTCGGCTTGTCCGTGAGATTCTCGATCACTTCACCGTGCCGGATGGGACGATTCGGCTCTCCACGGCGCCTCACCTGATCGGCCCCGACTCGGTCGGCCAGCTCACGTCCGCCCTCACCGATCCCACGCGACAACTGCCACTGGTCCTCGTGGCGGAGCCGTCCCACGACGATCCGGCCTGGGAGGGACTGCTGACCAGGGTTGTCAGGAATCTGGTCGGAATCGCCTCAGTGTTCCGGTTGGAACGGGAGGCCGTCCCCGCCTTCCGCGACGCGGCCGGAGACCGGCACGACGTGTTCCCCGGCCAGATACGCACGTATCTTCCGGGCGTCGTCCTCGGCTCCGCCGAGGACAGTCGGCGGCACCGCCTGCTGACGTACCGGCGGCTCAGCGACCCGACCTTCCGTAACGCGGACATCCGGATCTCCAGGTACCCGCGCCAGCACGCTGCCACCACACCGCAGCCCGCCCTGCTCGCCGAGCCCGCGTTTCCAGGTATCGAGGAGGTCCTCAAGGGTCTGCGCGCGGCGCGGTCCCAGACGGCTGAGTCCTTGGGGAATGAGACCGTTGACTCCCTGCGTGCTCAGCTGAACACGGCGAACGAGACGATCGACAAAGCGCTGGAAGAGCTGAGCGAGGCTGCCAGTGCCCGGGACCTGGCGGAGCGCGGCAGACGCGCGCTCGATGAGCAGCTGAGGGACGCGACCGACCGCTACGAGGACGAGATCGCCGACCACGATGCCACCCAGGCGCAGCTGTCCGCCCTGCGCCATCAAGTGGCGTTTCTTCAGCAGAGACTGGTGGAGGCCGGCCGGGCCGAGGACGCCTACACACCTCCCGTCGAAGAGTCGACACCGATGTCCTTCGCCGAACTGAACGAACGCGTGCACGAGCGGATGAATCATCTCGTTCTGACCTACGACACGAGCAAGGCCGAGGATCTCGACGACGACATGAAGAGCTCGACCTGGGCGTCGAAGGTGTGGGACGCGCTGCTGGCGCTGGATTCCTACGGGTCGAGCAGTGCCAGTGACCAGGGATTCGACGGAACCTTTCGCGATTTCTGCGAGGCTTCCCCACAGGGCATGCGTACCTATCCGGTGACGCGTGTGGCCATGGTGGAGTCCGATTCCGTGCGCAACGACAAGAAGTTCCGGCAGCAGCGAATGCTCCCTGTACCGGCGGAAGTCGATACTTCGGGCATGGTGTTCATGGAAGCCCACATAAAGATCGACAACAAAGGAAGGATTGCGCCTCGCGTTCACTTCTATGACGACACAGCGGGCGCCACGGGCAAGGTGATAATCGGCTACGTGGGGCCGCATTTGTCCAACACTCGTACGAACTGA
- a CDS encoding Eco57I restriction-modification methylase domain-containing protein: MSAATRTALAFTSVTTVGGLLPADMLLRIAEARNLPGTKSADYGLPASVPVRDEAERAWEYLKPLWRDLRTALPSDPTTGAPAADPTGRAGTDWLAQLFRKLDFGALTEVGAAGIPADSDPEKRFPVSHRHGPALVHLVPWNQELDKRPAAGQVPAQSMLQDCLNRTEAHLWAVLTNGRRLRLLRDSSSFSTAAYVEFDLEALFDGELFSEFVLLYSLLHASRFEVPEGAAAAGCWLEKWRAEAVTSGARALDQLRLGVQNALTVLGTGFLRHPENVRLREDVDPKALRDALLRLVYRLLFVFVAEDRDALLDPDAGERQREAYERYFSSARLRERARRRQGTAHGDQYEALRIVLDALGTEGGRPELGLPGLGGLFSHKEADAPLDGLKLSNESLLAAVRHLAQVRDPGARRWRAVDYRHLDAEELGSVYESLLELEPKHSATDRSFELIEVAGNSRKTTGSYYTPSSLIECLLDTTLDPVIDDAVKRGEQRATEAGRTDPADDIVDELLSLTVCDPACGSGHFLVASARRIAKRVASVRERNPEPTVDAMRHALHEVVARCIYGVDLNPMAVELAKVSLWIEAMEPGKPLGFLDAHVKHGNGLIGATPKLLADGVPDDAFKPIEGDDRKYAAGLVKRNKAQRGGQDELLFDADALPGNERYAAELARITAAPANSLKQVRAQESAYQAYVESSAYVQDLHAADAWCAAFVWPKHEGAPEAPTDQVFRALRGRDKSVVPDSTHEEILRLRYQYSFFHWHLEFPEAFSVPESGVGVQRGTGWAGGFDAVVGNPPWERVKLQEQEFFAQRDPRIAEAKNAAARKRLIAELRDDPDGARLYAEFEAAKRRSEGESHFLRTSVRFPLTGRGDINTYAVFTETDRMLTGPRGRTGVIVPTGIATDATTQFFFKDLVERGSLASLFEFGNEEKLFAAVKDYVRFVLLTMRSQGAPDAPISMVAKVRQVAQIADRAYTLTSRDILRVNPNTGTCPIFSSRRDADITLGIYRRVPVLINETNEVGGNPWDISFTRMLDMSNDSHLFRPAAQNGETFDDLLKAGWTLDANVLTRGNERLLPLYEAKMLHHYDHRFSTYEDATEKQLNERTLPRFTVDQHQDASAVPLPRYWVPEQDVPTGEVDKNGKPVMEPGVRSRLAAKGWNREWLFGWRDIARASDERTLITAAAPAHGFGHPYPLALPALPSHAPLLSAVWSSMACDYAVRQKIGGTHLTYGYVQQVPVPTPDQLAPHAEFVTTRILELTYTANDIRPFASDLGDTGAPFQWDEDRRAIIRAELDALFFHLYGITRDDTAYILDTFNVTRDNDIKAHGEYRTKNLILAEYDRMAAAGLTLENPLTEGESGTYRSTLTPPPGHGPRHPA, from the coding sequence ATGTCCGCCGCCACCCGCACCGCCCTGGCCTTCACCTCCGTCACCACGGTCGGCGGCCTGCTCCCCGCCGACATGCTGCTGCGCATCGCCGAGGCGCGGAACCTGCCCGGCACCAAGTCCGCCGACTACGGCCTGCCCGCCTCCGTCCCCGTGCGCGACGAGGCCGAGCGCGCCTGGGAGTACCTCAAGCCGCTCTGGCGCGACCTGCGCACGGCCCTGCCCTCGGACCCGACGACGGGGGCGCCCGCCGCCGACCCGACCGGCCGGGCCGGGACGGACTGGCTCGCCCAGCTCTTCCGCAAGCTGGACTTCGGCGCGCTGACGGAGGTCGGGGCGGCGGGCATCCCGGCCGACTCGGACCCGGAGAAGCGGTTCCCGGTCTCCCACCGCCACGGCCCGGCGCTGGTCCATCTGGTGCCGTGGAACCAGGAGTTGGACAAGCGCCCGGCAGCCGGCCAGGTCCCGGCCCAGTCCATGCTCCAGGACTGCCTCAACCGCACCGAGGCCCACCTGTGGGCGGTCCTCACCAACGGCCGCCGCCTGCGCCTGCTGCGCGACTCGTCGTCCTTCTCCACGGCCGCCTACGTCGAGTTCGACCTGGAGGCGTTGTTCGACGGTGAGCTGTTCAGCGAGTTCGTGCTGCTGTACAGCCTGCTGCACGCGTCGCGGTTCGAGGTGCCGGAGGGGGCGGCGGCTGCGGGGTGCTGGCTGGAGAAGTGGCGTGCGGAGGCCGTCACTTCGGGGGCGCGGGCGTTGGATCAGCTGCGGCTGGGGGTGCAGAACGCGCTGACGGTGCTTGGTACCGGGTTCCTTCGGCATCCGGAGAACGTCCGGCTGCGGGAGGACGTCGACCCGAAGGCGCTTCGGGACGCTCTGCTGCGGCTCGTCTACCGTCTGCTGTTCGTCTTCGTGGCCGAGGACCGCGATGCGCTGCTCGACCCCGATGCCGGTGAGCGGCAACGGGAGGCGTACGAGCGGTACTTCTCCTCGGCGCGGTTGCGTGAGCGGGCCCGGCGGCGGCAGGGCACGGCTCATGGTGATCAGTACGAGGCTCTACGGATCGTCCTCGACGCCCTGGGAACGGAGGGTGGCCGTCCGGAGCTGGGCCTGCCGGGCCTCGGCGGCTTGTTCTCCCACAAGGAGGCCGACGCGCCGCTGGACGGCCTGAAGCTGTCCAACGAGTCACTGCTCGCTGCCGTACGGCACCTCGCGCAGGTCCGCGACCCGGGCGCGCGGCGCTGGCGGGCGGTGGACTACCGGCACCTGGATGCCGAGGAACTGGGCTCGGTGTACGAGTCCCTGCTGGAGTTGGAGCCGAAGCACTCGGCGACGGACCGCTCGTTCGAGTTGATCGAGGTGGCGGGCAACAGCCGTAAGACGACGGGAAGTTACTACACCCCGTCCTCGCTCATTGAGTGCCTGCTGGACACGACACTCGACCCGGTCATAGACGACGCGGTCAAGCGAGGCGAGCAGCGGGCGACCGAGGCCGGTCGTACCGACCCGGCCGACGACATCGTCGATGAGCTGCTGTCGCTTACGGTGTGCGACCCGGCTTGTGGGTCCGGGCACTTCCTGGTTGCTTCGGCGCGCCGTATCGCCAAGCGGGTGGCGTCGGTGCGGGAGCGCAACCCTGAGCCGACGGTCGATGCGATGCGGCATGCGTTGCACGAGGTTGTCGCGCGGTGCATTTACGGCGTCGACCTCAACCCCATGGCCGTGGAGCTGGCCAAGGTCTCGCTGTGGATCGAAGCCATGGAGCCGGGGAAGCCGCTCGGGTTCCTGGACGCCCATGTCAAACACGGGAACGGCTTGATCGGGGCGACGCCGAAGCTGCTGGCGGACGGTGTTCCGGACGACGCCTTCAAGCCGATCGAGGGTGATGACCGGAAGTATGCGGCTGGGCTCGTCAAGCGGAACAAGGCCCAGCGGGGTGGGCAGGACGAGCTTCTGTTTGATGCGGATGCTCTGCCCGGCAACGAGCGTTACGCCGCTGAGTTGGCCCGGATCACCGCTGCTCCGGCCAACTCCCTGAAGCAGGTGCGGGCGCAGGAGTCCGCGTATCAGGCGTACGTGGAGTCGAGCGCGTATGTGCAGGACCTGCATGCCGCTGACGCGTGGTGTGCCGCGTTTGTGTGGCCCAAGCATGAGGGGGCGCCGGAGGCGCCGACGGACCAGGTGTTTCGGGCGCTGCGTGGTCGTGACAAGTCTGTGGTGCCGGACAGTACGCATGAGGAGATTCTGCGGCTTCGGTATCAGTACAGCTTCTTTCACTGGCACTTGGAGTTTCCGGAGGCTTTCTCCGTCCCGGAGTCGGGGGTTGGGGTTCAGCGGGGTACGGGCTGGGCTGGGGGGTTCGATGCGGTGGTGGGGAATCCGCCTTGGGAGCGGGTGAAGCTTCAGGAGCAAGAGTTCTTTGCTCAGCGGGATCCGCGGATTGCTGAGGCCAAGAACGCGGCGGCCCGGAAGAGGCTCATTGCCGAACTGCGGGACGATCCTGACGGCGCGCGCCTGTACGCCGAGTTCGAGGCTGCCAAGCGCCGCTCGGAGGGCGAGAGTCACTTCCTGCGCACCAGCGTCCGATTCCCGCTGACGGGGCGGGGTGACATCAACACGTACGCCGTGTTCACGGAAACCGACCGCATGCTGACGGGGCCGCGCGGCCGGACGGGCGTGATCGTTCCGACGGGAATCGCTACGGATGCGACGACGCAGTTCTTCTTCAAGGACTTGGTCGAGCGAGGGTCCTTGGCCAGCTTGTTCGAGTTCGGAAACGAAGAAAAGCTTTTCGCCGCGGTCAAGGACTACGTGCGCTTCGTCCTCCTCACGATGCGCAGCCAGGGCGCCCCTGACGCCCCCATCTCCATGGTTGCCAAGGTCCGCCAGGTTGCGCAGATCGCCGACCGCGCGTACACCCTGACCTCGCGCGACATCCTCCGCGTCAACCCGAACACGGGGACGTGTCCCATCTTCTCGTCCCGTCGGGATGCAGACATCACGCTCGGCATTTACCGCCGAGTACCAGTCCTGATCAACGAGACGAATGAAGTGGGCGGGAACCCCTGGGACATCTCGTTCACGCGCATGCTCGACATGTCGAACGACTCCCACCTGTTCCGCCCCGCCGCCCAGAACGGCGAGACCTTCGACGATCTCCTCAAAGCAGGATGGACCCTCGACGCCAACGTTCTCACCCGTGGCAATGAGCGCCTGCTCCCGCTGTACGAGGCGAAGATGCTGCACCACTACGACCACCGCTTTTCCACGTACGAGGACGCCACGGAGAAGCAACTCAACGAGCGCACCCTTCCCCGCTTTACCGTGGACCAGCACCAGGACGCCTCCGCCGTACCGCTGCCTCGCTACTGGGTGCCGGAACAGGATGTTCCGACTGGCGAAGTCGACAAGAACGGCAAGCCCGTTATGGAGCCTGGCGTCCGCAGCCGTCTGGCCGCCAAGGGGTGGAACCGGGAGTGGCTCTTCGGCTGGCGTGACATCGCCCGGGCCAGCGATGAACGCACCCTGATCACGGCAGCTGCTCCGGCCCACGGCTTCGGCCACCCTTATCCTCTGGCCCTCCCCGCCCTGCCGAGCCACGCTCCGCTGCTTTCCGCAGTCTGGTCGTCCATGGCTTGCGACTACGCCGTTCGCCAGAAGATCGGCGGCACGCACCTCACCTACGGCTACGTCCAGCAGGTTCCGGTCCCCACTCCCGACCAGCTCGCGCCCCACGCAGAGTTCGTCACCACGCGCATCCTCGAACTCACCTACACCGCAAACGACATACGCCCGTTCGCTAGCGACCTCGGTGACACCGGCGCCCCCTTCCAGTGGGACGAGGACCGCCGCGCCATCATCCGCGCCGAACTGGACGCCCTCTTCTTCCACCTCTACGGCATCACCCGCGATGACACCGCGTACATCCTTGACACCTTCAACGTCACCCGCGACAACGACATCAAGGCGCACGGCGAGTACCGCACCAAGAACCTGATCCTCGCCGAATACGACCGCATGGCCGCCGCCGGCCTCACCCTGGAGAACCCGCTCACCGAGGGCGAGTCCGGCACCTACCGCTCCACCCTCACCCCGCCCCCGGGCCACGGCCCCAGGCACCCCGCCTGA
- a CDS encoding NucA/NucB deoxyribonuclease domain-containing protein — MNGDYEVTFRRTFSVTAAIGVLAAAVLPVASPAAAASQSREMHTSVLPVGTRLPSLSDLQRAGSKDLLVKEREAFAGSEHAPEVVGPAATYGRVSDQRSAVADPPVTYPEPARTMTPQECIKGLGTDKKFFFKSRFASCSGAVFFTVWSQNGRPVGETQFVYLSVGTIAKDSRDVRITQYFTKMQKTGAVPTSAMMIKPSVKIPQVWPKTAKVTQTGAVPGARSFDVIAAQQPAGFTRVLKAAAGQGSKPADAVASVFEASAVITPPPGYTAAGELSGTLFFLPPRWDKASYLPKSAQGGAVFTYLVPLVYSTKAGSPEKAVANHIKTAFTKPGSTKPANASKKVPGSSAQSPLHRLYHDNARRKKNRSTAVSACKKVFGKDYAKGGKECDEYPFATTYEGCAQNTYEPSAPKNNFSVRPLAKKDNGNAGNLLGQFMTVNRILDGDDDGFYVTIK; from the coding sequence GTGAACGGGGACTATGAAGTGACGTTTCGTCGAACTTTTTCCGTCACTGCGGCGATTGGCGTTCTGGCGGCTGCTGTTCTGCCGGTGGCGTCACCGGCTGCGGCCGCATCGCAAAGCAGAGAAATGCACACGAGTGTCCTGCCGGTGGGAACGCGGCTTCCCTCACTGTCCGATCTTCAGCGGGCGGGGAGTAAAGACCTGCTCGTCAAGGAGCGTGAAGCGTTCGCTGGTTCCGAGCATGCGCCGGAGGTTGTCGGTCCGGCGGCCACGTACGGCCGCGTCAGCGACCAGCGATCCGCGGTGGCGGATCCGCCGGTGACCTATCCCGAGCCCGCCCGTACGATGACACCTCAGGAATGCATCAAGGGCTTGGGCACGGACAAGAAGTTCTTCTTCAAATCGCGTTTCGCTTCCTGCTCCGGTGCGGTGTTCTTCACCGTGTGGTCGCAGAACGGCCGCCCCGTGGGTGAGACCCAGTTCGTCTACCTGTCGGTCGGGACGATAGCGAAGGACAGCCGCGACGTACGCATCACCCAGTACTTCACCAAGATGCAGAAGACTGGTGCCGTGCCGACGTCGGCCATGATGATCAAGCCGTCGGTGAAAATACCCCAGGTGTGGCCGAAGACCGCGAAGGTCACCCAGACCGGTGCGGTGCCTGGGGCTCGGAGCTTCGATGTCATCGCCGCTCAGCAGCCTGCGGGATTCACGCGTGTCCTGAAGGCTGCCGCAGGACAAGGGTCCAAGCCCGCCGACGCCGTCGCCTCTGTCTTCGAAGCGTCGGCTGTGATCACCCCGCCTCCCGGCTATACGGCGGCAGGGGAACTGAGCGGAACGCTGTTCTTCCTGCCGCCGCGGTGGGACAAGGCTTCGTATCTCCCCAAGTCAGCCCAGGGTGGTGCGGTTTTCACCTATCTCGTCCCGCTCGTCTACAGCACCAAGGCGGGCTCTCCGGAGAAAGCAGTCGCCAACCACATAAAGACCGCTTTCACCAAACCGGGCAGCACCAAGCCGGCCAACGCCAGCAAGAAGGTTCCTGGGTCGAGCGCGCAGTCGCCTCTGCACCGGCTTTACCACGACAACGCACGACGCAAGAAGAACCGTTCGACCGCGGTGAGCGCGTGCAAGAAGGTGTTCGGCAAGGACTACGCCAAGGGCGGGAAGGAGTGCGACGAGTACCCCTTCGCAACCACCTATGAGGGCTGCGCCCAGAACACGTACGAGCCTTCCGCCCCGAAGAACAACTTCTCCGTCCGGCCCCTGGCGAAGAAGGACAACGGTAACGCCGGCAACCTTCTCGGTCAGTTCATGACGGTCAACCGCATACTCGACGGCGACGACGACGGCTTCTACGTCACCATCAAATAG
- a CDS encoding DEAD/DEAH box helicase: protein MTTANTPVLHPDLTPAQRDCLDALPLTGNYVVSGPPGSGKSLLAAHRAVHLALTGRHTFLISRSNLLRQLLRGTLQGLAVPGAPVDAATGHTWIHRRFGHDAPRTEDGWFDWAELTRRAAATLGEDDAATPHLVIDEGQDLPPGFYRLVRLAAASVTVFADECQRLTETNSTLTEITDNLGRSTARAEISGNHRNTREIASLAEYFRTGGARPDLPSRGGSLPVVRHYMGNKDLADDIVTMAARQPRQRIGVIVNHLPTAADLMRRLERAGLAREPQLYSSAASSGRYRDLDLARPGVVLVHRASAKGLDFDTVVVADAESDSATDPTSATLRMAYYVMITRARERLVLGWQGGRLPRHLEGLHGWVQMR from the coding sequence ATGACCACCGCGAACACCCCCGTGCTCCACCCCGACCTCACCCCGGCCCAGCGCGACTGCCTGGACGCCCTGCCGCTGACCGGCAACTACGTCGTCAGCGGCCCGCCCGGCAGCGGCAAGAGCCTGCTTGCCGCGCACCGCGCCGTGCACCTCGCCCTCACCGGCCGCCACACCTTCCTGATCTCGCGCTCCAACCTCCTGCGCCAGCTCCTGCGCGGAACCCTCCAGGGCCTCGCTGTCCCGGGCGCGCCCGTCGACGCCGCCACCGGACACACCTGGATCCATCGCCGCTTCGGCCACGACGCACCGCGCACCGAGGACGGCTGGTTCGACTGGGCGGAACTCACCCGTCGAGCCGCCGCCACCCTCGGGGAGGACGACGCGGCGACCCCCCATCTCGTCATCGACGAGGGCCAGGACCTGCCGCCGGGCTTCTACCGATTGGTCCGCCTCGCCGCCGCCTCCGTCACGGTCTTCGCCGACGAGTGCCAGCGCCTCACCGAGACGAACTCCACCCTCACCGAGATCACCGACAACCTCGGCCGCTCCACCGCACGTGCCGAGATCTCCGGCAACCACCGGAACACCCGCGAAATCGCTTCCCTCGCCGAGTACTTCCGCACCGGCGGCGCCCGCCCCGACCTGCCCTCGCGCGGCGGCTCCCTGCCCGTGGTGCGCCATTACATGGGCAACAAGGATCTCGCCGACGACATCGTGACCATGGCCGCCCGACAGCCGCGGCAGCGCATCGGCGTGATCGTCAACCATCTGCCCACCGCGGCCGATCTGATGAGGCGCCTCGAACGGGCCGGTCTCGCCCGCGAGCCCCAGCTCTACAGCTCGGCGGCCTCCTCCGGCCGCTACCGCGACCTGGACCTGGCCCGCCCGGGCGTCGTCCTCGTCCATCGCGCCAGCGCCAAGGGCCTCGACTTCGACACCGTCGTCGTCGCCGACGCGGAATCCGACTCCGCCACCGACCCCACGTCTGCGACGCTGCGCATGGCGTACTACGTGATGATCACCCGTGCGCGGGAGCGGCTGGTGTTGGGTTGGCAGGGAGGCCGGTTGCCGCGGCATCTGGAGGGGCTGCACGGCTGGGTGCAGATGCGGTGA
- a CDS encoding PASTA domain-containing protein, with the protein MNPYNTPAPSRPWWKTTPAVLGVLALVALLGAFSFALGFLVMIAAMVAVWVLPPWRWFARLGATFGAFVLLTVGAALGGQLDDSGTGKSDAKSAGAGGASTESVSASPAASTSKPAKAADYVGQRLDKAEKQARSAGYTAAHHDAADEDRTIVLRSGWTVCFQKADTAAMNIGFAAVKSAEPCPAKDGGPLPWPKMPDVVGATYNTAVEDLKQAGIDLDRVTLDDVYLDIDTPTAEEAAEDGDEWRVCFQSPDEGTKVDSATTVRLDLGEWTDADLIQHCPSAKDTTYKITANDPDYDNDTTEGSGSADGGSSSSSGGSTGGGSSVGTVHPGSFCSPRGATGVTEAETPMVCGPGSDGRNRWRSA; encoded by the coding sequence ATGAACCCGTACAACACTCCAGCCCCGTCCCGCCCCTGGTGGAAGACCACACCGGCCGTGCTCGGCGTCCTCGCACTGGTCGCCCTGCTCGGCGCGTTCAGCTTCGCCCTGGGTTTCCTCGTGATGATCGCCGCCATGGTGGCCGTATGGGTGCTGCCACCGTGGCGCTGGTTCGCCAGGCTCGGCGCGACGTTCGGAGCCTTTGTGCTCCTGACGGTCGGCGCGGCCCTGGGTGGACAGCTCGACGACAGCGGGACAGGCAAGTCCGACGCCAAGTCAGCGGGCGCGGGCGGGGCAAGCACCGAATCCGTCTCGGCATCCCCGGCCGCGTCCACGTCCAAGCCCGCCAAGGCCGCTGACTATGTCGGCCAGCGACTGGACAAGGCCGAGAAGCAGGCCCGCTCCGCCGGCTACACCGCTGCCCACCATGACGCGGCCGACGAGGATCGCACGATCGTCCTGAGGTCCGGATGGACCGTGTGCTTCCAGAAGGCCGACACGGCCGCGATGAACATCGGCTTCGCGGCCGTCAAGAGTGCTGAGCCGTGCCCTGCGAAGGACGGTGGCCCGCTCCCGTGGCCGAAGATGCCGGACGTCGTCGGAGCCACCTACAACACGGCCGTCGAGGATCTGAAGCAGGCCGGTATCGACCTCGACCGCGTCACGCTCGACGACGTCTACCTCGACATCGACACTCCGACCGCCGAGGAGGCCGCGGAGGACGGCGACGAGTGGCGGGTGTGCTTCCAGTCCCCGGACGAAGGAACCAAGGTCGACTCCGCCACCACGGTCCGCCTCGACCTGGGCGAGTGGACCGACGCCGACCTCATCCAGCATTGCCCGTCGGCGAAGGACACGACCTACAAGATCACCGCCAACGATCCCGACTACGACAACGACACCACCGAAGGCAGCGGTTCGGCCGACGGTGGCTCCTCGTCGTCCTCCGGCGGTTCCACCGGCGGCGGCAGCAGCGTAGGCACGGTCCACCCCGGCTCGTTCTGCTCCCCGCGCGGAGCGACCGGCGTCACCGAAGCAGAAACCCCCATGGTCTGCGGCCCCGGCTCCGACGGCCGCAACCGCTGGCGTAGCGCCTGA